In Procambarus clarkii isolate CNS0578487 chromosome 6, FALCON_Pclarkii_2.0, whole genome shotgun sequence, one DNA window encodes the following:
- the LOC138355576 gene encoding uncharacterized protein, translating to MQRPSTRQRCSVQARDKDAASKHETKMQCPSTRQRCSVQARDKDAVSKHETKMQHPSTRQRCSVQARDKDAASKHETKMQCPSTRQRCSVQARDKDAASKHETKMQHPSTRQRCSVEARDKDAASKHETKMQCPSTRQRCSVQARDKDAASKHETKMQHPSTRQRCSIQARDKDAASKHETKMQHPSTRQRCSIQARDKDAASKHETKMQRPSTRQRYSVQARYKDAVSKHETKMQRPRTRQRCSVQARDKDAASKHETKMQRPSTRQRCSVQARDKDAASKHETKK from the coding sequence ATGCAGCGTCCAAGCACGAGACAAAGATGCAGCGTCCAAGCACGAGACAAAGATGCAGCGTCCAAGCACGAGACAAAGATGCAGTGTCCAAGCACGAGACAAAGATGCAGCGTCCAAGCACGAGACAAAGATGCAGTGTCCAAGCACGAGACAAAGATGCAGCATCCAAGCACGAGACAAAGATGCAGCGTCCAAGCACGAGACAAAGATGCAGCATCCAAGCACGAGACAAAGATGCAGTGTCCAAGCACGAGACAAAGATGCAGTGTCCAAGCACGAGACAAAGATGCAGCATCCAAGCACGAGACAAAGATGCAGCATCCAAGCACGAGACAAAGATGCAGCGTCGAAGCACGAGACAAAGATGCAGCGTCCAAGCACGAGACAAAGATGCAGTGTCCAAGCACGAGACAAAGATGCAGTGTCCAAGCACGAGACAAAGATGCAGCATCCAAGCACGAGACAAAGATGCAGCATCCAAGCACGAGACAAAGATGCAGCATCCAAGCACGAGACAAAGATGCAGCATCCAAGCACGAGACAAAGATGCAGCATCCAAGCACGAGACAAAGATGCAGCATCCAAGCACGAGACAAAGATGCAGCGTCCAAGCACGAGACAAAGATGCAGCGTCCAAGCACGAGACAAAGATACAGTGTCCAAGCACGATACAAAGATGCAGTGTCCAAGCACGAGACAAAGATGCAGCGTCCAAGGACGAGACAAAGATGTAGCGTCCAAGCACGAGACAAAGATGCAGCGTCCAAGCACGAGACAAAGATGCAGCGTCCAAGCACGAGACAAAGATGCAGTGTCCAAGCACGAGACAAAGATGCAGCATCCAAGCACGAGACAAAGAAGTAA